One window of the Lycorma delicatula isolate Av1 chromosome 3, ASM4794821v1, whole genome shotgun sequence genome contains the following:
- the LOC142320861 gene encoding uncharacterized protein LOC142320861 isoform X1, translated as MTNVIKIFTFFLTIRYVRCDSEDTSSSNISSEDKLDTHECKIPFYKFVSNKGKNIFINLQVVPGAKDNEVSDMNKFCAIVDVKENGPKEVVDKALFKYMIKLLLVKEEQLRIIKDNGTHKTLMIANHNRSKYSVLHKIAKAWEPCNLHLSDIESISPLSCEFDSKEERRLTKKLKKIKKKEKAKRKKKHWKNTEH; from the exons atgacaaatgtaataaaaatatttacatttttcctaACAATTAGGTATGTTAGATGTGATTCAGAAGATACAAGtagttcaaatatttcatcagag GATAAGTTAGATACACATGAatgtaaaattccattttataaatttgtttctaacaaggggaaaaatatattcattaatctTCAAGTAGTACCTGGTGCTAAAGATAATGAAGTATcag acatgAATAAATTTTGCGCTATTGTTGATGTAAAAGAAAATGGGCCTAAAGAAGTAGTTGATAAAGCTCTTTTCAAATATATGATAAAGCTACTTCTGGTAAAAGAAGAACAATTAAGGATAATTAAG GACAATGGCACTCACAAAACATTAATGATTGCAAACCATAATCGTTCAAAATACTCGGTTCTGCATAAAATTGCCAAGGCATGGgag CCATGCAATTTACATTTAAGTGACATTGAATCAATATCTCCATTGTCTTGTGAGTTTGATagtaaagaagaaagaagattaactaaaaaattaaaaaaaataaagaaaaaagagaaagctAAGAGGAAAAAGAAACACTGGAAAAACACTGAACACTGA
- the LOC142320861 gene encoding uncharacterized protein LOC142320861 isoform X2, translating to MTNVIKIFTFFLTIRYVRCDSEDTSSSNISSEDKLDTHECKIPFYKFVSNKGKNIFINLQVVPGAKDNEVSDMNKFCAIVDVKENGPKEVVDKALFKYMIKLLLVKEEQLRIIKDNGTHKTLMIANHNRSKYSVLHKIAKAWEPFDVHASDLQHEIDTEEEKLLDEKVNKIAMKYEKIMKKNSSVVKRY from the exons atgacaaatgtaataaaaatatttacatttttcctaACAATTAGGTATGTTAGATGTGATTCAGAAGATACAAGtagttcaaatatttcatcagag GATAAGTTAGATACACATGAatgtaaaattccattttataaatttgtttctaacaaggggaaaaatatattcattaatctTCAAGTAGTACCTGGTGCTAAAGATAATGAAGTATcag acatgAATAAATTTTGCGCTATTGTTGATGTAAAAGAAAATGGGCCTAAAGAAGTAGTTGATAAAGCTCTTTTCAAATATATGATAAAGCTACTTCTGGTAAAAGAAGAACAATTAAGGATAATTAAG GACAATGGCACTCACAAAACATTAATGATTGCAAACCATAATCGTTCAAAATACTCGGTTCTGCATAAAATTGCCAAGGCATGGgag CCATTTGATGTGCATGCAAGTGATTTACAACATGAAATTGATACAGAGGAAGAAAAATTATTGGATGAGAAAGTAAACAAAATTgcgatgaaatatgaaaaaataatgaaaaagaattcttCAGTAGTaaagagatattaa
- the LOC142320861 gene encoding uncharacterized protein LOC142320861 isoform X3: MTNVIKIFTFFLTIRYVRCDSEDTSSSNISSEDKLDTHECKIPFYKFVSNKGKNIFINLQVVPGAKDNEVSDMNKFCAIVDVKENGPKEVVDKALFKYMIKLLLVKEEQLRIIKDNGTHKTLMIANHNRSKYSVLHKIAKAWEPFTVQPCGFDSDGSAFNLSPETEDENYSDDKNNYNKTV; the protein is encoded by the exons atgacaaatgtaataaaaatatttacatttttcctaACAATTAGGTATGTTAGATGTGATTCAGAAGATACAAGtagttcaaatatttcatcagag GATAAGTTAGATACACATGAatgtaaaattccattttataaatttgtttctaacaaggggaaaaatatattcattaatctTCAAGTAGTACCTGGTGCTAAAGATAATGAAGTATcag acatgAATAAATTTTGCGCTATTGTTGATGTAAAAGAAAATGGGCCTAAAGAAGTAGTTGATAAAGCTCTTTTCAAATATATGATAAAGCTACTTCTGGTAAAAGAAGAACAATTAAGGATAATTAAG GACAATGGCACTCACAAAACATTAATGATTGCAAACCATAATCGTTCAAAATACTCGGTTCTGCATAAAATTGCCAAGGCATGGgag cCATTTACTGTTCAACCTTGTGGTTTTGATTCTGATGGTAGTGCATTTAATCTTAGTCCTGAAACTGAAGATGAAAATTATAGCgatgacaaaaataattataataaaaccgtttaa